ATCAGAACTCGCAATTGTAGAGGTTCTTTGCAATTCCTTGGCCTTCAAAACGCATTGCACTTCATCAAGAGTAATGGCCTTCTCTCTACCATACAACATGGCATCCTTCAGATGATCGAAGGACTTCGAGAGTGCATTCAGAAGTAAAATGGCCTTGTCTTCGTCTTCAAGATTGACATCTATATTTTCAAGGTCATCGATGGCCTTATTGAATTCATCGAGTTGTTCTCCCATCGGCTTAGATTCAAGAAACCGATAGGAGTATAGACGCTGCTTCATATAAAGGCGATTCGCGAGAGACTTCGTCATGTATAGAGTCTCTAGCTTCGCCCAGACACCCATCGCAGTAGTCTCCTTCGCGACCTCTCGAAGGACTTTATCCCCAAGGCAGAGAACAATGGCGTTGTGCGCCTTTTCCCAGATCTCTCGCTTCTTCGCCGCAACCTTTTCATCTGCTCCTTCCTCGATCACCGGCGATTTCGATTTGATAGCATCGGCTAACCCTTGTTGGATTAACAAGGCCTTCATCTTGATACGCCAAAGCCCAAAATCGTTGTGGCCGGTAAACTTTTCTGCTTCAATTCTTGGCATCGTCATCGTttcccacagacggcgccaATTTGTTGATCTTGATTCAGCAAAGAACAAGAAAACGACGCAAGAATTTAACGTGGTTCGATCTTCAACAGATCTACATCCACGGACGAAGGGGAGATGATTTTATTCCGAACACAATCAAAAACAGTTTACAACACACAATCTCTCAAGCTATCTACTCAATCGAAGAATTCCTCTCGACTGTGAAACACTCACTTAGCTAGCTAATCTTGGATTGTGAAATTAACGAGATTCACTCTAGAATTCTCTCTATATAcaacaaagaagaaaagggggaaaaacTCTTCGATGTTTACCGTTGCAACTGAATGAGCTGGTTAGCTCTGTTTCACCTAACTCTACTGCCTTGGGCCAAGTCTCAGGCCCAACTGACATGGCCCACTTTAATGGATCAGTCACCAAAACCCAACACTGGATTATAAAGACGTGGCTATTTGGACCACCTTACTAAACGGATATATTGTAAATAGTGATATGGATTCAGCTCAAAAGATTTTTGATGAAATGCCGCAGAAAAATGTCTTCTCTTGGACTGCGATGATTGTAGGGCACGTTCGCACCAAGAATTCTCTCGAGGCATTGGAGTTGTTCATGAAGATGAGACACGAAGATGTTGGAGAGCATTATTGCAATCCCACTACTTTCACTGTTGTTGCTCTGCTTTCTGCTTGTGCCGATATTGGGGCGCTGAATTTTGGAAGTTCAGTTCATGGATATATTAACAAACGCCATGGGTCGCTTCGGATGTTACCGTGAATAATGGGTTGATGGACATGTATGGAAAAAGTGGGAATCTTGATTCAGCTATAAAGCTGTTTGATAGCATGGGGAGGAAAGATTTGTTTTCATGGAGCATTATGATATCTGGTTTGGCACTCAACGGAAGGGGCAAAGACGCCCTCGTTGTTTTCGATTCAATGGTCGAATCAGGGCTGATTCCAAATGAAGTTACTTTTCTATCAGTTTTGTCCGCTTGCAGCCATGGAGGACTAGTTAGTGAAGGAGAGAGATTGTTTGAAAGATTTGTAAATAGCTACCAAATTAAGCCGTGGATTGAGCATTACGGGTGTATGGTAGATCTCTTTGTCCGAGCAGGACGTTTGGAGAAGGCCTTGTGGTTGGTTGAGCGGATGCCTATGAAGCCAGACGCTGTGATCTGGAGATCCCTTCTGGTTGCTTGTCTCCAACATGGGAATTTCGAACTAGCTGAAGTGGCAGGGAAGAAGGTGCTTGAACTGGATCCCAATGATGATGCTGTTTACGTGCTCCTTTTCAGCATCTATCGCTCCAAGAATAGGTGGGACGAGGCTGTGAGCGCGATGAAGATGATGAGAGAGCAAAGAGTTAAGAAAATGCCTGGGTGCAGTTGGATTGAAGTGAATGGTGGTTTTCATGAGTTCCTTGCTGAATCTTCTCAACACTATGTTAGTGACAACATAGTGATTGTTTTGAATGGCTTGATTGAGCATTCAAGAGTAGATACAAATCTTTTCTTGCAAGCATCTTGagattatcatttttatgtgAGGTATTGTTATTAGGAGTAATTAACTTCATTTCTATATGAAtcttaaattgtttattttatcatcaagTGATTTTATATGTTCTTTCTGTCTCTGCTATGCATTTTTCTTTGTAGTGTAACGCAATTAAGATAACATatctattttcaaaaataataaaatagctttctctttaattactatattaacaattttttttctttttcaaattaaaatattcaacactTTTGATCTAATACTTTcgccaactttttttttctctttcaattaaacatacaaaactcctaaaatcccgtatTAACTCataaatgtgtcatcttacaTGAGACGAAaggaatatattttaatattctatctatcccaaggtagttgagttgtatttttttttagattgcTTCAAGGTAGATggatcatttctttttctgaaaaaaaaaacttaatcttttaactccattttactttctcttcctctttcttactttatttatttctttctttactATCTCGACctttaacatattaatttcttaaatttcgtgTCCAAATAAAATGCCCCAACTACATTTTGGAATGAAGTAGTATTATAAGCATAGTTTAGTGAATTAAGATATATTTTTACTGAAGTACAAAATGTTTTTTcgataaaatttcttaaagaccagaataaaatttatctattacttattttatttaaatttttaattttttttatattgcaGCAGTACTAACTATATTTGCAATGCAGGAGTAATAAATGAGTAAATAacaatactagtagtaataatttggTAGCCTAGCTCTTCTTCCGCTCGGCcctaaattttcatttttcaatattccCTTCAAGTTATGAAATGGgagtattttcaattttaaagcTTCGTATATCGTGAAGTGTTCGATTATTAAGTAGTaagtgtttttttaaaatgtcaactttactatattttaattaccatGTCACGAGAAAattgagatttaattttagtattaaaaTGGTATCAAACTTGGAACTAACGAATTTTGTTGTGAAATActagcaaaaaataaaataattttacttccTTCAAAATGACGATGCCTGagtttattaaataaatgaaaacaagGGACAAAATTTGTCTTTTTGGACCTAAATATTGTTATGGTTATTATTCATTTGAAGGTGTGGAACTTTAAATTGGCAAGACAAGGTGGTTAACGCccgatttgattttaatttattcagaCAAACATCCTAACAACGTGCACCAACTATGTCAATATGATCCGtttctatataaattttgaaccaagataaatgtatataaattatatacgtacataatatttttaaatttcaaatttaattaaaaatattttacctcttactttaatttctctccactttaactatatttattataattttttcaaaatacgTTAAAAAAAGGGGTCATCTTAACTGGGACaaatgtagtactatattattatgtggcaataagaaagaaataatatacttTATGTCAGATTGCGATATGATATCAagtttgatttgaattaattatacatacttagtaaaaaaaaaaattccttaaatatgcaaatatttaagttaaaattctagtagtaattgtttttaaattattgcaaaataattaatatataatttattttaaattaatgaagTTATAAATtgatctaaaaaataaaatattaaattcttttattatgtatgttttattattaagtTTCTAGACTTTGTAGAATCGAGCTCATCAACTTTTTAGGATACTCTTAACGATTTTGAGATACAAATGATTTAATATTGACATTATTTGAgacaaatataagaaaaagtttACATCGGTtctataatagtagtagtagtatttgcGACATAATCAAGATACAtgccaaaaatagtaaattgcGGTCGGTGGGCCGAGAAGCTGGCTGCATTTGTCGGCCTTACAGAAAAGCCCAAATTATCAAAACTGCCAAATTATCATTAACCCTTCGCCcctcattaaatattttatagtactatttgttATACCGTCATTATTAACCCTCGTCCAGGGATGTTAATGTAGCCCGCAATCCGTGGGTCAGCCCGAATAGCTGCCAAATTTATAAggttagggctgaaaatttctagccTGATAAAATTACAGTCCGACTAGCCCGCACCTGATTAACCCTCAGCCCATTAGGGCTAGACCCCAAAATCCGATGGGCTGGCCTGAAAatccgataaaatttctattgttctatttgtttgactctaattcgacacttcattagttattttataatatagattactaaaaaaataactttcaattttatatattaaacttttattaacataataatagatatataaattagaaaattcaaattcactaaaaaaatatatttaaatttctaaaacatattttaaaattttttaatgtttatgttttattttgcataaatctcaaatattagtatttgatcatgtttatgtttgagtttaagcatatatctcaaatttatcataattaaatattttacattttataaatatagctaattttcaccattatttattggattgtacgcatgttaattttatcgatagcaacccgattagcccgctgggctagcccgaaatccgagcttttagggttagggttgaacttctataacccgaaaaaatcaCAGCTCGATTAGCCCGCACTCGATTGACCCGCAACTCGAATAGGGTTGGCACGAAACCcggtgggctggcccgattgacattCCTACCCTCATTagatatttattagtattaaatattactccatatattttatttttattattttaaatgaatgaatttcatatttcactaaccaCATTTCACATGCatttaactataattataattataattaataatatgaaactacaattcatatttcacttattttttgattttttttctttatgtaTTCTTAATGCTCACgttaaatcaaaatgaaatattgaatttatgaCCGAAAGAGTATTTCCTATAGCTTCCAATTTGAGTATATCACAGAACTTGATGAAGAAACTAAAAGCAGTCCGGTAATTACTGTAAGATGTGTTTGATACAGTAAAATTGATATTGtatgtaattataattttatagaacTGAGTTTGAAGATATACgcactattttaattcaattctatattttttctttgcaaaattaaatagttaataTAGAAATGCATTCTAATTTCAAGATCTTTATTTAGTGaacaagaaatcaaaatttatcattgttttataattaaatatttttataattgtatttctatattatgcaattttatggTACTGTTTTCGCATATTTTTAAGATTCTGTTATGGTTGTTTCTGTGATTGTGGTGTGTTGCAGGACATGTGAGTGTGTGTTTTAGacgtatttaatttaatactatttacTTACACtattaaatagagaaaatttaaaattgtaatatcattttaaatccaaatatttatgtgatatcaaaaataaatttggaattgaaggtTTTGAGATACCAAAGTAAATACGCATCAAACACGCATGGTAAATTCAGCCGATCACACCGGTTTATTTGTAAATTACTATTGCGCACAATTACCAGCatgaaaaaatgtaaaatttgaacTTGAAATAGACAGTGGTCATTTAACTTTGAATCGCACTATCAAAATcgacaaaaaatatttgttgggTTTTGATTAAACattgaattatttgtaaattacATTCTCATTTCTTGAATgtttatataagtatattacAGTACTGTATGTTCACTACACTGATTTATTCTCTACAGCAAATAGATTTTGATGTCCTATTTATGCAATTGAAGTCAATTGAAAGCAAGCATTCTAGCATtaccaaaaacaaacaagCATTCTAGTACTATCAGAGGAACAATTCGGTAGGGTAATTAACTCATCATTAATATTCACCGTTACTTTTATTAACATATATAAGCTGATAACTGAAATAAAACATctatcacaattcacaactACAATAAAATGCCATTCTTCTCCAACTTCAAGCGTCGCACTGACTTGATGAAACATCTGCaaccaacaaaattaataaaatcaaaagctgctaattttaattaataaaaaaaaaacagtcgAAAAAAGTAATTCTAGTTTTCAACTTACTCCCATGTCACATCTTTTGCTCGTTGCCATTCACCTTCCTCGTTTTGATACATGACTTTGTACGCCACATTTTCTTCACCTGCACCAGCACCAGCACCACAtaccaattttcattttcctccaaatattagtttattgtaatttttcttgaattaaaATGACGTGGCTACTGCTAGTAATAGACGTGttagttaaattaaatggTAATTGATAAATTAGCAGTCCTacaaattgatattttaaagtgTGTCAAGTAGCCATGTCGAAGCAATTTCAACTttgatatactagtataatacaATAGTTAAATGAAGATCAAAATTAGAAGTAGAATTAGTGTATTTGAAGTTACCTTTTAGAAACAAGGCAATGAGAGTGTTAGCAAGCGAGTGATGGGAGCAAAAGAGGCTCAAATCAATCTTCCTTGTAATCCCAACTCCTTCCATTTTCACTTTGACGTACAACGAATTCGCCGCCCTCCCGCCGCCGCGCCGGTTGCGCTGCCACACCTGCTTCCTCCAACTCCTCACCGGCGGCCAACCAACCACATATCCGTCCTTGTTATTCACCCTATATATAGTATCACCCCAAACagcaaaattattattcatactcctataaaaagaaagaaatgaaaatagacATACCTGTTCACATTTGGGCCGGGTCGGGTTGAAAGGGAGAGTTCCAATTGGAGCTCCATTGTGAATTGAAATCAAAtgtaagtaagagagatgataaTGAGGTTATGTGAGAGAGTGAGGGTtggtgtgtgtatatatatatatatatatatatatggtgaaTTGGTGATGATTTGAAGATGAAGTGGAGATGTGGGCAACATATTGTCAGCATCAATGCCAGACTTTTAGCCGACCCAAATGCTCCAATTGCCGAATCACTCTTTCTCTTTCCTCTTTCCTCTTTCCTCTTTCCTcttctttatgtttttttttttaaattttaataatatatgtaatatttgattttgttgtgtgCTAAAGCAGCACTTATTGAATGCGTGTCCCTCACTTCTCAATTGCGCCCAACACCAACAACGTTTTGTTACTATTAATAACGACTACCTCTTTTAGGTCGGCCCAATTTCATCAATGTTTAACAATATTGGTAAGTGAAGCCAACctattcaattaatcaaattaacttGCTTATTGTTAATAATGTTGTACTCCCCCCTTTTCGTGGTAGATGTGATATCATGAGATTTTAAGTGATTGAGAAAATATACTTTTACATAAATGTTAATGTTGGGGagaacatttttttcaaaaaaaaaaaatgtgatatcCTTTtgtgaaattcaaattgattaaatataaaatagtctCCAACCAATTTAATAGtgataatttttcaaaagattaaattagttttattataaaatagttTACAACCAATTTAATAGtgataatttttcaaaagattaaattagttttattataaaataatttccaacCAATTTAATAGtgataatttttcaaaagtagatgattactagtaatttttatgaacgacacaaaataaaagaaaaatgtactactattattagtTGTGAGTTGAAGGATTATAAGAATCATTTTTGAGATGCTAAAACCAATCCAAGGATGTAAACCATATGATTCTTTCGACTCTAGGTGGCTCaaatttttggtaaattttATGTCCGGATAATTTGATGGTATAtagggagagaaaaaagataagaaaaattggaaaaaaatctTAGAAATACTAGAGAAATATTATGTTTTACTATCGACCACAgtataatcaaataacactactaaaaaactagaaaatatTACTTGGTGGAAtgaaatagtttttttttttctttttttctacttttcaaagaaaaatgataccCGGGGATGGGGGGACTGGCATAAATTCATTCATACGGAGTACAAATAATTGCATCCTTCATTCCGTccgaatttaaaattattctttGGAATATAACTTtcaagagaaataaatttaaacgtagtatttaaaaaaaaaactatatacGTTGCTCTCATTCATTATTTCAAACCATAATTTCTTGTTATGAAAGATTGCTTTTTCTAAAAGTGTAGCATGATTTTTGGGTTCGGTTGCATGTTAAAGCCTCTTTTTTGGTTGAGCCTTCATACACATCAATTGTCAATGCCAATTTTgctttctctctacatttaatttgttcatCTTTATCTCAGCACtattctactttatttcttttcttttttcgcaTGTAATTATACTTCTATGCAcggaaaaatcaatttaaaactgagaaaacaaataataagaatgaattaattatttaatttcataatgttaactattttagaaaattggTCATGATACTTGAGacttagttaattattttaggtTGTAAGTAATTAAGAAGATGAGAGTTTCCGCTAAAGGTGTATTGATAGTTgcgagaaagaaaaaagtgtggCGGGTGCATTGTGTGTGACAAAAAAcgacaaaaattaaaagtgcaTGCATTTTGATTACTTACTCTCCTCGACATTTTACTTTCGACAAATACGATGGGTTTCCTAAGTTACATTACTTTGTCTAGGCACTCATTTTTAGGTTCACTGTCTTCTTCTTTCAACCCCTTAATCCAAATAAAAGATTCactaaataatcataaaaagtgT
The nucleotide sequence above comes from Salvia hispanica cultivar TCC Black 2014 chromosome 5, UniMelb_Shisp_WGS_1.0, whole genome shotgun sequence. Encoded proteins:
- the LOC125191003 gene encoding auxin-responsive protein IAA20-like; the protein is MELQLELSLSTRPGPNVNRVNNKDGYVVGWPPVRSWRKQVWQRNRRGGGRAANSLYVKVKMEGVGITRKIDLSLFCSHHSLANTLIALFLKGEENVAYKVMYQNEEGEWQRAKDVTWECFIKSVRRLKLEKNGILL
- the LOC125186444 gene encoding LOW QUALITY PROTEIN: pentatricopeptide repeat-containing protein At2g22410, mitochondrial-like (The sequence of the model RefSeq protein was modified relative to this genomic sequence to represent the inferred CDS: inserted 1 base in 1 codon); its protein translation is MLQTHIHKSQAAPIVELKNLLPKWGTRCSLLNEYAKLNKARKIFDEMPKPDVGSWTSLQNLYLNIKRPRKSLTIFSDLVFSNFPKPDSHSVVAALSTCARCKDLRNGRTIHAMALKCLEYPRPNVHNALIDMYGKNQRLDLANRVFNGLDYKDVAIWTTLLNGYIVNSDMDSAQKIFDEMPQKNVFSWTAMIVGHVRTKNSLEALELFMKMRHEDVGEHYCNPTTFTVVALLSACADIGALNFGSSVHGYINKRHGSLXDVTVNNGLMDMYGKSGNLDSAIKLFDSMGRKDLFSWSIMISGLALNGRGKDALVVFDSMVESGLIPNEVTFLSVLSACSHGGLVSEGERLFERFVNSYQIKPWIEHYGCMVDLFVRAGRLEKALWLVERMPMKPDAVIWRSLLVACLQHGNFELAEVAGKKVLELDPNDDAVYVLLFSIYRSKNRWDEAVSAMKMMREQRVKKMPGCSWIEVNGGFHEFLAESSQHYVSDNIVIVLNGLIEHSRVDTNLFLQAS